A window of Longispora fulva contains these coding sequences:
- a CDS encoding alkaline phosphatase family protein, whose product MTSRIFPDPASHAPLTGTISDILPSVLTAITGAGADRLGLTARLAGARRVVVLLIDGLGSRVLPRAADVAPVLGDIRAGRLGGMTEIACHFPSTTPASLVSLGTGALPGAHGVLGFRVNLPGTDQVLDHTRWQDDPDPAVWQPVRTRFESAGVSTAVLGPAAYEGSGLTVAAYRGAPYTGANLGTLVDRVLASDARLIYGYHPRVDTAGHLFGLGSPEWLAEVAAVDAMLGQLVERLPEDTALVVTADHGMINVPDEDRIDFDAVPELRSGVRVLAGEPRVRYVHTLPGAQADVLAAWRAVLGDSASVVSRSEAIDSGWYGPVPDAHRDRIGDIVVTCLGRRVVVASELEPGASVLVGYHGSVTPDEVGIPLIVVPPR is encoded by the coding sequence ATGACCAGCCGGATCTTCCCGGATCCGGCCAGCCATGCACCCCTGACCGGCACGATCTCCGACATCCTGCCCAGCGTCCTGACCGCCATCACCGGCGCGGGCGCCGACCGGCTCGGCCTGACGGCCCGGCTCGCCGGTGCCCGCCGCGTCGTCGTCCTGCTGATCGACGGCCTGGGCTCCCGGGTGCTGCCCCGGGCGGCCGACGTGGCCCCGGTCCTCGGCGACATCCGGGCCGGCCGGCTGGGCGGCATGACGGAGATCGCCTGCCACTTCCCGTCGACCACCCCGGCGAGCCTGGTCAGCCTCGGCACGGGTGCCCTGCCCGGCGCGCACGGCGTCCTCGGCTTCCGGGTCAACCTGCCCGGTACCGACCAGGTGCTCGACCACACCCGATGGCAGGACGACCCGGACCCGGCGGTGTGGCAGCCGGTGCGTACCCGGTTCGAGTCCGCCGGCGTCTCCACCGCCGTGCTCGGCCCGGCGGCCTACGAGGGCAGCGGCCTGACCGTCGCGGCGTACCGGGGGGCGCCGTACACCGGCGCGAACCTCGGCACGCTGGTCGACCGGGTGCTGGCCAGCGACGCGCGCCTGATCTACGGCTACCACCCCCGGGTCGACACCGCCGGACACCTCTTCGGCCTCGGCTCGCCGGAGTGGCTGGCGGAGGTCGCCGCTGTCGACGCCATGCTCGGCCAGCTCGTCGAGCGGCTCCCGGAGGACACCGCGCTGGTGGTGACCGCCGACCACGGCATGATCAATGTGCCGGACGAGGACCGGATCGACTTCGACGCGGTCCCCGAGCTGCGGTCCGGGGTCCGGGTGCTGGCCGGCGAGCCGCGGGTGCGGTACGTGCACACTCTGCCCGGCGCCCAGGCCGACGTGCTCGCGGCGTGGCGCGCGGTCCTCGGCGACTCGGCCTCCGTGGTGAGCAGGTCGGAGGCGATCGACTCCGGCTGGTACGGCCCGGTGCCCGACGCGCACCGCGACCGGATCGGGGACATCGTGGTGACCTGCCTCGGTCGGCGGGTCGTCGTGGCCTCCGAACTCGAGCCGGGCGCGTCCGTCCTGGTCGGCTACCACGGCTCGGTCACGCCGGATGAGGTCGGCATTCCCCTGATTGTCGTACCGCCCCGGTAG
- a CDS encoding DNA polymerase IV — protein MGRHQPLPEERDVRFGPGADDDGCPILHVDMDAFYASVELRRRPELRGRPVIVGGLGPRGVVSAASYEARKFGVRSAMPMARARRACPHAVYLPPDFEAYSAASRTVMAMFRDVTPLVEPLSVDEAFLDVSGAVRLFGPPTGIAQRLRSRVQAEMGLTCSVGVAPNKFLAKLASTRAKPDGMLVVPRAMVFDFLHPLPVGALWGVGERTAEALRRLGLTLVGDVAQAPAATLRRALGEAVGRHVYELSWGRDPRRVVTDSVEKSIGAETTFDLDVTEPDLLRRALLALSDKASRRLRAAAMVGRTVALKVRFDDFSTVSRSRTLPVPTDVTREVFETAWSLYTILRDSVGSRPVRLIGVRVEGLLGADGQPRQLTLGEPDKGWREADQATDAVAARFGVAALRPASLLRPRDAGMTGRKPGGERDLRSTAQEGPEGGRIEE, from the coding sequence GTGGGCCGTCATCAGCCACTTCCCGAGGAGCGCGACGTCCGGTTCGGTCCGGGCGCCGACGATGACGGCTGCCCGATCCTGCACGTCGACATGGACGCCTTCTACGCCTCCGTGGAGCTTCGCCGCCGCCCCGAGCTGCGCGGCCGCCCCGTCATCGTCGGCGGCCTCGGCCCCCGGGGCGTGGTGAGCGCCGCCAGTTACGAGGCGCGAAAGTTCGGCGTCCGCAGCGCGATGCCGATGGCCCGCGCCCGGCGCGCCTGCCCGCACGCGGTCTACCTGCCGCCGGACTTCGAGGCGTACAGTGCCGCGTCGCGCACCGTGATGGCCATGTTCCGCGACGTGACCCCCCTCGTGGAGCCGCTGTCGGTGGACGAGGCGTTCCTGGACGTGTCCGGTGCCGTCCGCCTGTTCGGCCCGCCGACCGGCATCGCCCAGCGGCTGCGGAGCAGGGTCCAGGCCGAGATGGGCCTGACGTGCTCGGTCGGGGTCGCGCCGAACAAGTTCCTGGCGAAGCTGGCCTCGACCAGGGCCAAGCCGGACGGCATGCTCGTGGTGCCGCGGGCGATGGTCTTCGACTTCCTGCACCCACTGCCGGTCGGCGCGCTGTGGGGCGTGGGGGAGCGGACGGCTGAGGCGCTCCGCCGTCTGGGGCTCACGCTGGTCGGCGACGTCGCCCAGGCCCCGGCCGCCACCCTCCGCCGCGCCCTGGGCGAGGCCGTCGGCCGCCATGTGTACGAGTTGTCGTGGGGTCGCGACCCGCGCCGCGTCGTCACCGACTCCGTGGAGAAGTCGATCGGCGCGGAGACCACGTTCGACCTGGACGTCACGGAGCCGGACCTTCTCCGTCGCGCCCTCCTCGCGCTGTCGGACAAGGCGAGCCGTCGGCTGCGTGCGGCGGCGATGGTGGGCCGCACGGTGGCGCTGAAGGTCCGCTTCGACGACTTCAGTACGGTCTCGCGGTCCCGGACCCTGCCGGTGCCCACCGACGTGACCCGCGAGGTCTTCGAGACGGCCTGGTCGCTCTACACGATTTTGCGAGATTCAGTGGGTTCTCGACCAGTTCGCCTGATCGGGGTGCGCGTGGAGGGCCTGCTCGGCGCCGACGGCCAGCCCCGCCAGTTGACCCTGGGCGAGCCCGACAAGGGCTGGCGGGAGGCTGACCAGGCGACGGATGCCGTGGCAGCCCGGTTCGGGGTCGCGGCCCTGCGCCCGGCCAGCCTGTTGCGGCCACGGGACGCCGGAATGACGGGCCGGAAACCGGGTGGTGAACGTGACCTGAGATCGACTGCCCAGGAAGGCCCTGAAGGTGGCAGGATAGAGGAGTGA